GCGGAAGGATTTGACGATTATCTGCCAAAACCGGTAACGCTTTTCGATATACGCGACAAACTGGTCAAATGGATCCGGCCGGGCGTTCTTGTGGCCGACGATTCATGCGACACCATCCTGCTATACCGGATGTTTCTTAAAGACATTAATGTAACTCCGTTTTTTGCAGCAAGCGGACACGATATTGTGGAAATATTCAAGAAACACTCGCTGGCGATCGTGTTCAGCGATATTGAAATGCCCGGCATGAACGGAATTGAAGCCATGAAAACGATCCGGCAATATGAAGCCGAAACAAAAGCGGCGGCTCCGATAAAACTGGTCGCGCTGAGCGGGCACGAAATAAGCTCCCAGGAAAAATTGTGGCGCGATCACGGATTTGAACCGGACATCATGCTGGTCAAACCGATTACAAAACCGCAACTGCTGGAAACTTTGCGGAGCCTTTTACCGGAAATCAAGCTGTAACAAAAGTGTTTTTGCAAGCGGAATTTGAAAAAAAGCCGCGCCCGAACGGGCGCGGCTTTCGCAAGCCTGCATACTCCGGTCAGCTATTGGCAGCCGCAGGTTGTGTCGGCCGGCACCGCCTCGTGATAATGGGTATGCAGAAGGTGATGGCTCTTTTCACCCAGCGGCTCGCCAAGATAATCCTTATAGAGCTTTTGGAGCTGTTCGTTTTTATGCGAAACCCGCAGTTCGCCCTTGCGGTCTATCTGGTACAGCGCGTTCATGCGCGCTTTTACCGCTTCCATATCGGGATTAAGCGGCTGCCCGCCGCCATTGATACAGCCGCCGGGGCAGGACATGATCTCGATAAAATGCAGGTCGGTCTTGCGGCCCGCGCGGATTTCATCGAGCAGCTTGCGCGCGTTGCCTAACCCGCTGGCCACGGCAATGCCAACATCCAGAGCGCCCGCTTTTATCCTGGCTTCCTTTATTCCGTCAAGCCCGCGCACCGGAGCAAGTTTGAGGTTTTCCAGTTCCGTGCCGGTAAGCATGTGGTACGCTGTCCTGACGACCGCCTCCATAACGCCGCCGCTGGCGCCGAACAGTTTGCCGGCGGTGCTGCGTTCCCCGAAAGGCAGATCGTTATCCTGGGGCTCTATGACGTTAAGGTCAATACCGAACATCTTTATCAGCCGCGCGAGTTCCCGGGTGGTAAGCACATAATCCACATCTGCCACGCCGTTGCGGCTCATTTCGGGGCGGCGCGCTTCGGCTTTTTTGGCGGTGCAGGGCATGACCGACACGCTGACTATATTCGCGGAATCAATTTTATTCTGCTGCGCGAAATAGCTCTTGATCACCGCGCCCAGCATCTGCTGAGGACTCTTGCAGGTGGACAGATTCCCCATCATGTCCGGATAGAATTCTTCCACGAATTTCACCCACGCCGGCGAGCAGGAAGTCATCATCGGCAGTTTCCCGCCGGTTTTGACCCGGTGCACCAGCTCGGACGCTTCCTCCATAATCGTCAGGTCGGCCGAGAACGAGGTGTCAAAAACTTTTTTGAAACCCATGCGGCGCAGGGCGGCGACCATCTTGCCGCA
The nucleotide sequence above comes from Elusimicrobiaceae bacterium. Encoded proteins:
- a CDS encoding NADH-dependent [FeFe] hydrogenase, group A6, giving the protein MVNIEINGRKLQANSSETVLTALRREKINVPALCYMEGMESFGACRLCIVEIEGFKGLTPSCSQPVAEGMKIQTHSPRVVQARKTIIELLLASHCDDCLYCTRNGHCELANLAEEYNVSRRRFPKSRTLISTVDESSNSIVRNPEKCILCGKCIRVCERIQSVSAIDYINRGSKSVVGCAFNCKLSESACVNCGQCIKVCPTGALSEKPEIDQVAAALANPGKYVVIQHAPAVSITIAEEFGVAPGQDFCGKMVAALRRMGFKKVFDTSFSADLTIMEEASELVHRVKTGGKLPMMTSCSPAWVKFVEEFYPDMMGNLSTCKSPQQMLGAVIKSYFAQQNKIDSANIVSVSVMPCTAKKAEARRPEMSRNGVADVDYVLTTRELARLIKMFGIDLNVIEPQDNDLPFGERSTAGKLFGASGGVMEAVVRTAYHMLTGTELENLKLAPVRGLDGIKEARIKAGALDVGIAVASGLGNARKLLDEIRAGRKTDLHFIEIMSCPGGCINGGGQPLNPDMEAVKARMNALYQIDRKGELRVSHKNEQLQKLYKDYLGEPLGEKSHHLLHTHYHEAVPADTTCGCQ